Proteins encoded within one genomic window of Rhododendron vialii isolate Sample 1 chromosome 1a, ASM3025357v1:
- the LOC131325024 gene encoding cyclin-dependent kinase F-1 produces MDPPSPPPPPPQKSWSIHTRREITSKYTIQCRVGSGAYSDVYKALRRSDSLPVALKEIHDYQSAHREIEALQSLSGSPNVVALHEYFWSEDEDAVLVLEFLPTDLASVIREGKKKGGIAVGEIKRWMVQILCGVDACHRSSIVHRDLKPANLLVSADGVLKLADFGQARILLDPGSVTLNGNPLLNEQITPNPSSVEPPEFILETEIPIKDGSANEELGSSSKDDFIGELDEFKSKEAMIEIDKETQDGDTSCLATCTTSEAEDDPFGGSFSYEAEGGDDGNGPLTSCVGTRWYRSPELLYGSTKYGPEIDLWSLGCIFAELFSLEPIFPGSSDLDQLGRIFSVLGNLSEEIWPGCSELPDYRIISFGKVENPIGLESCLPNRSPDEINLVKKLLCFNPASRATAMELLHDKYLTEEPLPVPVSELRVPSSHTAQDQDSDDEWGDYRDMGSDSDFDDFGPVNVTATETGFSIRFP; encoded by the exons ATGGAcccaccatcaccaccgccgccgccgccgcaaaAAAGCTGGAGCATCCATACCCGCCGCGAAATCACCTCAAAATACACGATCCAATGCCGCGTGGGCTCCGGCGCCTACTCCGACGTCTACAAGGCCCTCCGCCGCTCCGACTCCCTCCCCGTCGCCCTCAAGGAGATCCACGACTATCAGTCCGCCCACCGCGAAATCGAGGCCCTGCAATCCCTATCCGGCTCCCCAAACGTCGTCGCTCTGCACGAGTACTTCTGGAGCGAGGACGAGGACGCCGTGCTCGTGCTCGAGTTTCTCCCCACCGATCTGGCGTCTGTTATTCGGGAAGGGAAGAAGAAGGGTGGGATTGCGGTGGGGGAGATTAAGCGGTGGATGGTGCAGATTCTGTGTGGTGTTGACGCCTGTCATCGGAGTTCGATCGTGCATCGAGATTTGAAGCCTGCGAATCTGCTTGTGTCTGCCGATGGTGTTCTCAAGTTGGCCGATTTCGGTCAG GCAAGGATACTTTTAGATCCCGGTTCTGTGACCTTGAATGGAAACCCACTGCTGAATGAGCAAATTACTCCAAATCCTTCCAGTGTTGAACCACCTGAATTTATTCTAGAAACTGAAATTCCAATCAAAGATGGCTCTGCAAATGAAGAGCTTGGATCTTCAAGCAAAGATGATTTCATCGGGGAGTTGGATGAGTTCAAGTCTAAAGAAGCCATGATTGAGATTGATAAGGAAACTCAAGATGGAGATACATCCTGTCTTGCTACATGCACAACTAGCGAAGCGGAAGACGATCCATTCGGAGGTTCTTTTTCCTACGAAGCCGAGGGTGGAGATGACGGAAATGGGCCTCTCACATCGTGTGTGGGAACTCGCTGGTACAGATCGCCCGAGTTACTCTACGGATCTACAAAATATGGGCCAGAAATCGACTTGTGGTCGTTGGGATGCATTTTCGCCGAGCTTTTCAGCTTGGAGCCAATTTTTCCAGGCAGTTCGGATTTAGACCAGTTGGGGAGAATTTTCAGTGTCTTGGGCAACTTAAGTGAGGAAATCTGGCCTGGGTGTTCAGAACTTCCTGATTACAGAATCATTTCGTTCGGTAAAGTGGAAAATCCAATTGGTTTAGAATCGTGCCTTCCCAACAGGTCCCCTGACGAAATCAATCTAGTGAAAAAACTTCTTTGTTTCAACCCAGCAAGTAGAGCTACTGCCATGGAACTGCTCCATGATAAGTATCTCACTGAAGAGCCTCTACCGGTTCCGGTGTCTGAACTTAGGGTTCCTTCTTCACACACTGCTCAAGACCAGGATTCTGATGATGAGTGGGGTGACTACAGAGACATGGGTTCGGATTCTGATTTTGACGATTTTGGTCCTGTGAACGTTACTGCTACTGAGACAGGTTTTTCAATTCGGTTCCCTTGA
- the LOC131325040 gene encoding rac-like GTP-binding protein ARAC7 → MSASRFIKCVTVGDGAVGKTCMLICYTSNKFPTDYIPTVFDNFSANVAVDGSIVNLGLWDTAGQEDYSRLRPLSYRGADIFVLAFSLISRASYENVLKKWMPELRRFAPNVPIVLVGTKLDLRDNRGYLADHMASNIITPAQGEELRKQIGAAAFIECSSKTQQNVKAVFDTAIKVVLQPPRRKEVARKRRQRRSGCSVVRGMVCGGCVA, encoded by the exons atgagtgCTTCAAGGTTCATAAAATGTGTTACAGTCGGAGATGGAGCTGTTGGGAAGACCTGTATGCTTATTTGTTACACTAGTAACAAGTTCCCCACT GACTATATACCAACAGTTTTTGACAATTTCAGTGCTAATGTGGCTGTGGATGGAAGCATTGTCAACTTGGGATTATGGGACACTGCAG GTCAGGAGGACTATAGCAGGTTGAGGCCACTGAGTTACAGAGGTGCAGATATATTTGTGTTAGCTTTCTCTTTGATCAGCAGGGCTAGCTATGAGAATGTCCTAAAGAAG tggatGCCAGAACTTCGACGATTTGCACCAAATGTTCCAATTGTTCTTGTTGGAACAAAATTAG ATCTTCGTGACAACAGAGGGTATCTAGCTGATCATATGGCATCCAATATCATAACACCTGCACAA GGGGAGGAGCTGAGGAAACAAATCGGTGCAGCAGCTTTTATAGAATGCAGCTCTAAGACTCAACAG AATGTCAAAGCCGTTTTTGATACTGCGATCAAGGTTGTGCTTCAACCTCCAAGAAGGAAGGAAGTGGCAAGGAAGAGAAGGCAAAGAAGATCTGGCTGCTCGGTTGT CAGAGGCATGGTGTGTGGAGGTTGTGTTGCGTAG